CACATTTGGAAAGCTCGAGCAAATACAGAAGGAGAAGGTCCTTATTATGCTTGAAAGGGCTTGGTCGCTCCTCTACCTGACGCAGAACGTACTTGACGCGCGATTGCTGGAAACCAAAGCGCTCAAGATGAACATTGCAAAAGAGCCAGTTTCTGCAATGACGCTCCTCAAAGAATGCAAAGAAAGGGCGCTTCCGCTTGCCCGGTCGCGCAACTTGAAGATTGTGGTCACGGGAGACGTTAATGATGACAATGATAATCATGATGATGGAGCCAAACAACTGATGCTCTATTGCGATTCCCAAAAGGTGCTGCAGGTGCTTGATAATCTGGTGAACAATGCAATAAAGGCAACTTCTCCAGGCAGCAAAAACGGTGCAATCAGGCTGCGCGCCGAGAAAATGTATGGTGACGAGGTTCTCTTTTCAGTCAAAGACAGCGGAAGAGGAATTCCGCCGGAAATGCAGCCCCACCTCTTGAGGAAATTCTACGAACTGGACAAGTCACTGACGCGCCAGGCTGGCGGAAGTGGGCTTGGACTCGCAATATCAAGGGGAATTGTTGAGGCCCATGGTGGAAGGATTTGGTTTGATAGCATACCTGACGTGGGCTCTTCCTTTTACTTTACGATTCCTATGACGCCGGACACAAAGGCGAATCCGAACAAGATTCTTTAGTAAAAAGAAAAGAAAATGAGCACGCAAAAAAAGATACAACATGAACCCGCATGCATGCGTGCACGCGCGCACAATTCGGTAATGCGCCGGATTTTTTTGTGTGCATGCGTTAGTTGACGCAGGAAACTTGTGACACAACCCTGTCAACGTAAAGGGACGATGCGCCATCATATTCGCAATTTGCTATGGCTGCAGCGACGCTGTTGTCGACTATGATCATCGGTGTGTACATGATGCTCGTTTCAATGTCTGCATGTCCGAGGCCCAGGGCGTGTCCTAGTTCGTGCTCAAAGATTGGTCCGACATATCCTTTCTCGTAAAGGTCCAAAGCAGAGTAGATGTGGACTTCTGCATACAGTATCTCAAAGGTTGCCTTGTCCCGGCCTATTCTGGTCATGCCCGGCTTGCCTTGGGGATGAGAGTCGGCTTCAAGAAATACCTTGATGTCTGCCCCATTGGAGCCCGGGTCGACAAGTTGCAGAACGGGCACGTTTTTTGACTGCGCCGAGACCTTTTGCAATAGGTCCGGCCACGCCGGGTAAAAGGTCGTTGTCGCCGTCGTTAACGTTTGTTGTTGGGTGGCGTTTTGCGCCGGTTGCTGTCCTTTACTTGCGAGATTAAGATAGGTTCGGAGGCTTTTTGACACTTGATCAAATTGCTGCTGTGCCATGCCAGCCGAGAAAAATGAAACAGTGACCGTAGATTTTCCCCAATAGCCGTCAAGAAAGATTGTTCCGTTATCTGACGCTGGGGCGTCCAGAGGTGTTGAGACGGCCATTATGTCATCTATATGTTCATTGGTCTGGATGTCGCGGATGTCCATGCTAGTCTCGACAAACGAATTGATAACCGTAGCAATTACCGCAAGCGTTGCAAACGAACCTATTCCCGTGTAGATGGCGGCGGTTCTGGCGCTTATCATTTGGCTATTCCCGAGCTAATGGATCTATAATATAGAGAATTTCCAAACTCCTGCCCAGATGCAAGCTGCAAATTCTTAATTTCTGCACATATGAGAAACTGTCTTGCTTCCTGACCAACCCTTGCGACAATACTCCATTGTTGCTTAAAAAGGCAGCTACTAGCTAGTTAAAAGAAGAGAACATCGATTTGCAGAGGGCATGACTGGAGGCAACAAAAGGTCTCGGCCCGATACAACCGAGGCTGCTTGACAGGAAAAGTGTATACACTGTTTTTCGCGGTCGCTATCTCGCTGGCCACGAGTTAACAAGCACTGCAATATGCATGCCGATATGGAATTCTGATTCTAAAGGACAACAAAGACCCGTTGCAACTTCCGCTAAAAACAA
The sequence above is drawn from the Nitrososphaera viennensis EN76 genome and encodes:
- a CDS encoding matrixin family metalloprotease, yielding MISARTAAIYTGIGSFATLAVIATVINSFVETSMDIRDIQTNEHIDDIMAVSTPLDAPASDNGTIFLDGYWGKSTVTVSFFSAGMAQQQFDQVSKSLRTYLNLASKGQQPAQNATQQQTLTTATTTFYPAWPDLLQKVSAQSKNVPVLQLVDPGSNGADIKVFLEADSHPQGKPGMTRIGRDKATFEILYAEVHIYSALDLYEKGYVGPIFEHELGHALGLGHADIETSIMYTPMIIVDNSVAAAIANCEYDGASSLYVDRVVSQVSCVN